A part of Desulforegulaceae bacterium genomic DNA contains:
- a CDS encoding DUF3387 domain-containing protein: MQAIARVNRVYPGKNSGLIVDYLNLFKSMKRALGDYANPDNEDEMPVKNIEAMLDLLDQTIDETYKFCKKLDIDFDKILEVDEAFSRISLFEEYLNILLDKDDYKEEFKIYTNLCRNIYEGSKPEVFEKRWNNKYLTIIFYLDDMFKAAVRDVNIDRAKIELDKTLDLSVKANSVKEDGSEEYGIKAMKTISLAEIDTEDIKRKIQESPYKNIEIQELRSFIEEKLEKLLQENKTRISFSERYKAIIDRYNSGNSSNENYYEDLIDFVDDLKEEDERNIKEGLTDEELELYDLLKKDNLTKKEEEQVKLSAKKLYEAIMRDDSETKVVDWYKDEQPRRKVKLRVEKVLDNFLPDSYNKEVFTRKSEIVFTHLLEDAMMVNQSYLSQ; the protein is encoded by the coding sequence ATGCAAGCCATAGCAAGAGTAAATAGGGTATATCCAGGAAAAAACTCAGGTCTAATAGTAGACTATCTAAATCTATTTAAATCTATGAAGAGAGCCCTTGGTGACTATGCGAATCCAGATAATGAAGACGAAATGCCTGTGAAAAATATAGAAGCTATGCTAGATTTATTGGATCAAACTATAGATGAAACTTATAAGTTTTGTAAGAAACTTGATATAGATTTTGATAAGATATTAGAGGTAGATGAAGCCTTTTCTAGAATATCTTTATTTGAAGAATATCTAAATATATTACTAGATAAAGATGATTACAAAGAAGAATTTAAGATTTATACAAATTTATGTAGAAATATATATGAAGGCAGCAAACCAGAAGTATTTGAAAAGAGATGGAACAATAAATATCTTACTATTATATTTTATTTAGACGACATGTTTAAGGCTGCTGTTAGAGATGTTAACATAGATAGGGCTAAAATTGAACTAGATAAAACATTGGATTTAAGTGTTAAAGCTAATTCTGTAAAAGAAGATGGTTCTGAAGAATATGGAATAAAGGCTATGAAGACTATAAGTCTTGCAGAAATAGACACCGAAGATATAAAGCGAAAAATACAAGAATCACCCTATAAAAATATCGAAATACAAGAGCTTAGAAGCTTTATAGAAGAAAAACTTGAAAAGCTATTACAAGAAAACAAGACAAGAATTTCTTTCTCTGAAAGATATAAAGCCATAATAGATAGATATAATTCAGGTAACTCCAGTAATGAAAATTACTATGAAGATCTGATAGATTTTGTAGATGATTTAAAAGAAGAAGATGAAAGAAATATTAAAGAAGGTTTAACAGATGAAGAATTAGAGTTATATGATTTATTGAAGAAAGACAATTTAACTAAAAAAGAAGAAGAGCAAGTAAAACTATCAGCTAAAAAACTATACGAAGCAATTATGAGAGATGATAGTGAAACTAAAGTAGTAGACTGGTACAAAGATGAACAACCTAGGAGAAAAGTCAAATTAAGGGTTGAAAAAGTATTAGATAATTTTCTTCCTGACAGCTACAATAAAGAAGTGTTTACCAGGAAATCAGAGATAGTATTTACTCATTTACTTGAAGATGCAATGATGGTGAATCAGAGTTATCTAAGTCAATAA
- a CDS encoding GGDEF domain-containing protein has product MEKVRINFNKGNPSIIPEANLQSKKDRYYFKETMALLPNEFFISPFDLNIENKKVEKPLKPMIRFAVPIFNNANKKQGIVILNYLGEQLIEPMEKRDSLSPGNLMLINSDGYWLHGPDKDLEWGFMFENKKNYKFSLKFPKSWEIIQSSDVCQFSNTKGLFTSTTVYPLKEELKSNSNKISSTNPKNIKADKYYWKVISHVPAHRLQLENRGLLTKLLFLSILLFLLAAIPSWVIARLMTKRKQLQLKLYHSANYDKLTNLPNRGMFINRLEQAVKESKRYQRKFALFFIDLDGFKSVNDTLGHDAGDKLLIQVSERLIKSARESDTIARLGGDEFTIIFPTIISSEHAKTGALKIIKTLSSPFDIDGEEVQIGASIGVSIYPDNGKDMETLIKKADDAMYLAKKEGKNDYRLSTA; this is encoded by the coding sequence ATGGAAAAAGTCAGAATAAACTTCAATAAAGGGAACCCATCTATCATCCCTGAAGCCAACCTCCAGTCAAAAAAAGATCGATACTACTTCAAAGAAACTATGGCTCTTTTGCCAAACGAATTTTTCATCTCACCATTTGATCTTAACATAGAAAACAAAAAAGTTGAAAAACCCTTAAAACCAATGATTCGTTTTGCAGTACCGATTTTTAACAATGCCAATAAAAAACAAGGAATTGTAATTCTCAACTATCTTGGCGAACAATTAATTGAACCCATGGAAAAAAGAGACAGTCTTTCTCCTGGTAATCTTATGCTAATCAATTCAGATGGTTATTGGTTACATGGCCCCGACAAAGATCTTGAATGGGGATTTATGTTCGAAAACAAAAAAAACTATAAATTCTCATTAAAATTTCCTAAATCCTGGGAAATTATTCAATCCTCTGATGTTTGCCAATTCTCCAATACAAAAGGATTATTTACTTCAACCACAGTTTACCCGCTCAAAGAAGAGCTCAAATCAAATTCAAATAAAATATCCAGCACCAATCCAAAAAACATAAAAGCTGATAAATATTATTGGAAAGTAATTTCCCATGTCCCAGCCCATAGACTTCAATTAGAAAACCGGGGGCTTTTGACCAAACTTCTTTTTTTATCAATCTTATTGTTTTTATTAGCAGCAATTCCCTCATGGGTAATAGCCAGGCTAATGACAAAAAGAAAACAATTGCAGCTAAAGCTCTATCATTCAGCAAATTATGATAAATTAACAAATCTTCCTAACAGAGGAATGTTTATAAACAGATTAGAACAAGCAGTAAAAGAATCAAAACGCTACCAGCGTAAATTTGCATTGTTTTTTATTGATCTTGACGGTTTCAAATCAGTGAATGATACCTTAGGCCATGATGCCGGTGATAAACTTTTAATTCAAGTATCAGAAAGACTGATTAAGTCTGCAAGAGAATCTGATACTATAGCCAGATTAGGAGGAGACGAATTTACCATAATTTTTCCCACCATAATTTCTTCAGAACATGCAAAAACAGGTGCTTTAAAAATTATCAAAACCTTATCCTCACCCTTTGATATTGACGGGGAAGAAGTTCAAATTGGGGCAAGCATAGGAGTCAGCATATATCCAGATAATGGAAAAGACATGGAAACCTTAATAAAAAAGGCGGATGACGCCATGTATCTTGCAAAAAAAGAAGGAAAAAATGATTATAGATTAAGCACAGCTTGA
- a CDS encoding ABC transporter permease, with product MKFILRYRHQFIITLILLSLLVLFMFLSPRTFLSSGIYSAYMSTIPFTAILALGLTLVIVCGEMDLSFPAVMAASGFVFSIIFIETGSVFLGFIAAILTGGVCGGLNAFLIVKIGVPSIIATIGTQFFIRGLTVLLAQGLAKSLIGIRDTFGYQILSGRIAGFIPMQFVWLIILTIIFILILNNHVLGDRIKFTGDNSNAAKIMGISVDKTKTYVFIIMGLCSGFSGALVCCEMANWWPTQGEGFMLVVFASVFIGGTSVYGGKGTIYGTFVGSIIISMIEAGLVSAGAQGLWTRLVYGIVIITAVSFYAKTSGKKSGQ from the coding sequence ATGAAATTTATTTTAAGATACAGACACCAATTCATAATCACCTTGATTTTATTATCACTTCTTGTTCTTTTCATGTTTTTAAGCCCAAGAACATTTCTTTCTTCAGGGATTTACTCTGCTTATATGTCCACAATTCCCTTTACTGCTATTTTGGCACTAGGGCTTACCTTAGTCATTGTTTGCGGTGAAATGGATCTTTCTTTTCCGGCAGTAATGGCAGCTTCGGGATTTGTATTTTCAATTATTTTTATTGAAACAGGAAGTGTGTTTTTAGGTTTTATAGCCGCAATTTTAACAGGCGGAGTCTGTGGAGGATTAAACGCATTTTTAATTGTAAAAATTGGAGTCCCCTCAATTATTGCAACAATTGGAACCCAGTTTTTTATCAGAGGACTTACAGTTCTTCTTGCACAAGGACTTGCAAAAAGCCTTATTGGAATAAGGGACACATTTGGCTATCAAATTCTTTCAGGAAGAATTGCTGGATTTATTCCAATGCAATTTGTCTGGCTTATAATTTTAACCATTATCTTTATTTTAATTTTAAACAACCATGTTTTAGGAGACAGGATAAAATTTACCGGAGACAATTCAAACGCAGCAAAAATAATGGGAATTTCCGTAGACAAAACAAAAACTTATGTATTTATAATTATGGGTTTGTGCAGCGGATTTTCAGGAGCTCTTGTCTGCTGTGAAATGGCAAACTGGTGGCCCACCCAGGGTGAAGGATTCATGCTTGTTGTTTTTGCATCGGTTTTTATAGGGGGAACTTCAGTTTATGGGGGAAAAGGAACAATTTATGGAACATTTGTTGGCAGCATAATAATCTCAATGATTGAAGCAGGACTTGTAAGTGCTGGAGCACAAGGCTTATGGACAAGACTTGTTTATGGAATAGTAATAATTACAGCTGTTTCCTTTTATGCAAAAACTTCTGGAAAAAAATCTGGCCAATAG
- a CDS encoding ATP-binding cassette domain-containing protein, with translation MDIIRLENIWKNFGEIHALKGVNFTLKKNEIVGLLGDNGAGKSTLVKIMSGVFPHDKGNFFLNGKKIEKFSTKLARENKIETVHQDRSLAENQAIWRNFFMGRHKTNFLGFIDKKFEKKETLKILQKNLGLKGVGITPDSPVSSLSGGERQGLSIGRAMYFDSEVIILDEPTTALAQNESQKVISFIKEIKNQGKSCILITHNLRHVFEVADRFVIVSRGKTDTIINKADTDLDNLTKILIDHAGI, from the coding sequence ATGGATATTATAAGACTTGAAAATATTTGGAAAAACTTTGGTGAAATCCATGCCCTTAAAGGAGTGAATTTCACCCTTAAAAAAAATGAAATTGTAGGCCTTTTAGGAGATAACGGAGCAGGCAAGTCAACACTTGTAAAAATAATGTCTGGAGTTTTCCCCCATGATAAAGGCAATTTTTTTCTCAACGGAAAAAAAATTGAAAAATTTTCCACAAAGCTTGCAAGAGAAAACAAAATAGAAACAGTTCACCAGGACAGATCCCTTGCTGAAAACCAGGCAATCTGGCGGAATTTTTTCATGGGAAGACATAAAACAAATTTTCTTGGTTTTATAGACAAGAAATTTGAAAAAAAAGAAACCCTTAAAATTCTTCAGAAAAATTTAGGCCTTAAAGGAGTTGGAATCACACCGGATTCTCCTGTTTCATCACTTTCCGGAGGAGAAAGGCAGGGTCTTTCCATAGGTCGTGCCATGTATTTTGACTCTGAAGTAATCATACTCGATGAACCGACAACTGCCCTGGCCCAGAATGAATCTCAAAAAGTAATTTCATTTATCAAAGAAATTAAAAATCAGGGGAAATCATGCATTCTTATAACCCATAATTTAAGGCATGTTTTTGAAGTTGCAGACAGATTTGTGATTGTTTCAAGGGGGAAGACAGACACAATAATAAATAAAGCAGACACAGATCTTGACAATCTTACAAAGATTTTAATTGACCATGCCGGAATATAA